Proteins encoded by one window of Brienomyrus brachyistius isolate T26 chromosome 1, BBRACH_0.4, whole genome shotgun sequence:
- the LOC125749929 gene encoding glycogenin-1-like, which produces MTDQAFVTLATSDSYAKGALVLGRSLRDHRTTRNLAVLLGPHVSEPFREALRQTFDEVRLVDVMDSGDSAHLALMKRPDLGVTFTKLHCWTLTHYSKCVFMDADTMVLSNVDELFDREELSAAPDPGWPDCFNSGVFVFRPSNETYGKLLQYCTEHGSFDGGDQGVLNSFFSNWATADISKHLPFIYNLSSIAIYSYLPAFKQYGSNAKVVHFLGKTKPWSYMYDSTGKRVLGTVQESSTHPGFLQKWWDIYASTVAPLLLKLHGDQQFHSGCVVGEAEAGVRHLDISQEEPAPVSSEERKQRWEQGQADYLGEDSFDNIQKKLDSFLK; this is translated from the exons GCTCGCCACAAGTGACAGCTATGCAAAGGGAGCTCTGGTCCTTGGGAGGTCTTTACGGGACCATCGGACCACCAGGAATCTGGCAGTGCTCCTTGGCCCCCATGTGTCTGAGCCTTTCAG ggaagcCCTTCGCCAGACCTTTGACGAAGTCAGACTTGTGGATGTCATGGACAGTGGGGATTCTGCTCACCTGGCCCTGATGAAGAGACCTGACCTGGGTGTCACCTTCACAAAGCTGCACTGCTGGACGTTGACCCACTACTCCAAATGCGTCTTTATGGATGCGGACACTATG GTGCTGTCAAACGTAGATGAACTGTTTGACCGAGAGGAGCTCTCTGCTGCCCCAGACCCTGGCTGGCCGGACTGCTTCAACTCCGGCGTCTTTGTGTTTCGTCCATCCAATGAAACGTATGGGAAACTTCTCCAGTACTGTACAGAACATGGCAGCTTCGACG GTGGAGACCAGGGAGTGTTAAATTCTTTTTTCAGCAACTGGGCAACTGCAGACATTTCAAAACATCTACCCTTCATTTACAACCTCAGCAGCATCGCAATCTACTCCTACCTTCCAGCATTTAAGCA GTACGGTAGCAATGCTAAGGTGGTTCatttcttggggaaaaccaagCCGTGGAGCTACATGTATGACAGCACAGGGAAGCGTGTGCTGGGGACCGTCCAGGAGTCGTCCACACATCCCGGCTTCCTGCAGAAGTGGTGGGACATTTATGCCAGCACAGTGGCACCCCTGCTGCTCAAGCTACATGGTGATCAGCAGTTCCACTCTGGATGTGTGGTA GGTGAGGCTGAAGCTGGGGTGAGGCATCTTGACATTTCCCAAGAAGAACCAGCCCCCGTCTCCTCCGAAGAGCGAAAGCAGAGGTGGGAGCAGGGACAGGCGGATTACTTGGGAGAGGACTCTTTTGACAACATTCAGAAAAAGCTGGACTCTTTCCTCAAGTGA